Proteins encoded together in one Phyllostomus discolor isolate MPI-MPIP mPhyDis1 chromosome 6, mPhyDis1.pri.v3, whole genome shotgun sequence window:
- the CAPG gene encoding macrophage-capping protein has translation MYAPIPQSSSPFPASVKDPGLHVWRVEKLKPVPVAYENHGIFFSGDSYLVLHNGPEELSHLHLWIGQQSSRDEQGACAVLAVHLNTLLGERPVQHREVQGNESDLFMSYFPRGLKYQEGGVESAFHKISPEATPAAIKKLYQVKGKKNIRATERALSWDSFNTGDCFILDLGQNIFVWCGGKSNILERNKARDLALAIRDSERQGKAQVEIITDGEEPAEMIQVLGAKPALKEGNPEEDLTADQTNAQAAALYKVSDATGQMHLTKVADSSPFALDLLIPDDCFVLDNGLCGKIYIWKGRKANEKERQAALQVAEDFISRMRYAPNTQVEILPQGRESPIFKQFFKNWK, from the exons ATGTACGCACCCATCCCCCAGAG CAGCTCTCCATTCCCGGCATCAGTGAAGGACCCCGGCCTGCATGTGTGGCGGGTGGAGAAGCTGAAGCCGGTGCCAGTGGCCTACGAGAACCATGGCATTTTCTTCTCGGGGGACTCCTACCTAGTGCTTCACAATGGCCCAGAAGAGCTGTCCCACCTGCACCTGTGGATAG gccAGCAGTCATCCCGGGACGAGCAGGGGGCCTGCGCTGTGCTGGCCGTGCACCTCAACACCCTGCTGGGGGAGCGGCCTGTGCAGCACCGAGAGGTGCAGGGCAACGAGTCCGACCTCTTCATGAGCTACTTCCCGAGGGGCCTCAAGTACCAG GAAGGCGGAGTGGAGTCAGCATTTCACAAGATCTCCCCAGAGGCCACCCCAGCTGCCATCAAGAAACTCTACCAGGTGAAGGGGAAAAAGAACATCCGCGCCACCGAGCGGGCACTGAGCTGGGACAGCTTCAACACGGGGGACTGCTTCATCCTGGACCTGGGCCAG AACATCTTCGTCTGGTGTGGTGGAAAATCCAACATCCTGGAGCGCAACAAGGCACGGGACCTGGCCTTGGCCATCCGCGACAGCGAGCGGCAGGGCAAGGCCCAGGTGGAGATCATTACTGATGGGGAGGAGCCTGCCGAGATGATCCAG GTCCTGGGTGCCAAGCCTGCCCTGAAGGAGGGCAACCCTGAGGAAGACCTCACAGCTGACCAGACTAACGCCCAGGCTGCGGCTCTGTACAAG GTCTCAGATGCCACTGGACAGATGCACCTGACCAAAGTGGCCGACTCTAGCCCCTTTGCCCTTGACTTGCTGATACCTGATGACTGCTTTGTGCTGGACAACGGGCTCTGTGGCAAGATCTACATCTGGAAGG GGCGGAAAGCTAATGAGAAGGAGCGGCAGGCGGCCCTCCAAGTGGCTGAGGACTTCATCTCTCGCATGCGGTACGCCCCAAACACTCAG GTGGAGATTCTGCCCCAGGGCCGTGAGAGTCCCATCTTCAAGCAATTCTTCAAGAACTGGAAGTAA